The region GGCGCAATCCTGCTCTTCTTCGTCCGCCGGTACGACTCCCTCCACGCCGGTCACCTCCTCGCCAGCGGATCGCTGTACTTCGTGTTCCTCGGGGCGGTGCTGCTCAGTGTTCTCTCGGGGTCGGAGGTCTCCGCGCACCCGTGAGCCGCGCGCGGCCAGACGCGCCAACGTTTCGTCCGCCGTCGCGTCGGCGAGGCGGCCGCTCTGCGTTCCGCTTCGGCCGACGATGGCGCCCGCGGCCTCGAGCTGACCGATCAGCTCGACGAACCGCGCCCGCCCGATCCCTGCGACGGTGGCGACCTTCCGTCGCCCCGGGACGATCCGCTTCGGTCCGGCCATGGCGTGGAGCGCGCGGACGAGGCGATCCAAACCGAATTCCGGGTCGTGCCCTTGGCTCAACGCCGGTGCGGGGGTGGGTGGGTCCTCGCGGAGGTCCTCGCCGAGGAGCGAGAGGGCGCGTCGATAGAGGCGATGGGTGGTGGGGCGACTGATCCCCAAGGCGAGGGCGATGGTGGCGAAGTCGTACCCCTCGCCGATATGCAGGGCGAGGATCAGGCGCATCCGCTCGGGGAGCGCGGTCACGGTATCGCGCCAGGCGAGGTCCGGCGCGGGGGCCTCGCCCACGGCGGCGCGGTCGGCCACGACGAGCAGCTCGTCGTGCGGCAGGCTCACGACCTCGGCCACGCGGCTCGTGTGGCGCACGCCGGCGGTGGCGACGAATCGGCGGAGCGTGCGCGGGAAGCTCGCGAAGAAGTAGGCGAGGAAGCTGCCCTGGGGCCGCCAGCGCTCCGCCAGCTCGGCAAGAGCCACCCACGTCTGCTGAACGAGATCCTGATACGTCAGGCTCGGCGGGAGCGCGGCGCTCCGATAGCGCCGAAGCACGCTCAGCATGATGGGGGTCATGCGCTCGTGGAGCGTGGCCAGAGCGGCGCGATCGCCGGCCTGATATCGACGCACGAGATCGACCGCCTCATCCTCCGCCACCGGCTGCGCGTGGTTGGCGAGAACGTCGACCGGCTGCGTGGTCGCGGCATGAGGAGCATCGCTCGGAGCGGGATCGACCGCGCAGGCGACGCGAGGGGTGGCTGGGCTGCGGATGCCCAACGGATCGCGCTGTTGCGTCACAGCTTCACATCCAGATCGCGGCCGAGGTTGTCCAGGACGCGCTCGAGCGAGGCCGCGAGCTGGTCCGTGGATCGCTCGTCCAGCTCGTGGCGCGCCTTCAGGCTTCGGCAGAGGGTCTCGATGCCGCGGCGCGCGGCGTCGAGGTCGCCGGCGCTGATCACGCGGCGGATCAGGACGCGCAGGATGGCGATCTCGGCGTCGACGCCCTCGAGCTGAGCGGCGACGAGGAGGGCCTCCTGCTCATCCTCCGAAAGCTGGGTCGTATAGAATCGACGGGCGCGGCGGCGGAGCTCGACGCCGTCGTGGAACTGGCACCGTTCCGAATGCGGTTGGGCCTCGCGGCAACAGGGCTTCCCGTTCGCCAGGGTCGCGACGCACTGCACGGGCGCCTCCTATAGAACGTTTGTTCTATGAGAATAGCACGCATCTCGCCGATGTCAACCGTCGGCGCGCTCACGTGCGGGTGGAGAATCCCATGAAAGCGCTGGTGGTCGGCGCGCCGGGCCAGGTCGGGTCCGCGCTCATGCGCATCTTGCCCACGGCCGGCTTCGAGGCGGTCGGCACCTACCGATCGCGCCCGCGCCCAGGGATGCAGCGCCTGGATGTGACCGATGGCGCCGCCGTGGACGACGTCATCGATCGCGAACGGCCAGCGCTGGTCTTTCTCACCGCGGCGCTCACCGCGGTGGACTACTGCGAGGACCATGCCGACGAGGCGACGGCCATCAACGTGCGCGGGTCGGCCGCCGTTGCGCGGGCCGCGGCGCGGCACGGGGCGAAGCTCGTGTTCTACTCCACGGAGTACGTCTTCGACGGCGCGGCGGGGCCCTACGGCGAGGATGACCCGATCAGTCCGGCGGGCGTCTACGCGTGGAGCAAGGCCGAGGGCGAGCGGGCGGTGCTGGACGCGGCGCCCGACGCGCTGATCGCCCGCACGACGGTCGTATTCAGCTGGGACCCGGACTCGCTCAACTTCGGCATGCAGGTGTGGAAGCGCTTGTCGGCGGGCGAGCGGATGCGCGTGCCGGGCGACCAGGTGAGCAATCCGACGCTGGCCGACTTTCTCGCCCTGGCCACCATCGTGCTCGCCCAGGACGACGTGCGCGGGATCGTGAACGTCGTGGGGCAGGACCGGGTGGATCGGGCGACCTTCGCACGGCGTCTGGCGGCGGGCCTGGGGCTCGATGCCGGCCTCATCGACGCGGTCGCCACGGCGGACCTCCATCAGGCCGCGGCGAGGCCGTTGAACGCCGGCCTGCGGACGGAGAAGCTGGCCGCGCTGCTCGGCCGCCCGCCCATGAGCCTCGACGACGCCATCGCGATCTTTGCGCGGCGCGCCCGCGCGGGGACGAGCGCCGCCACGTGACGGAATCGCCATGCGCCTTCTGCGCGATCGTCGCCGGGCGCATCGACGCGGCGATCGTCTTCGAGGACGACGTGTCCATCGCGTTTCTCGACCACCGGCCGCTCTTTCTCGGCCATACCCTCCTGGTGCCGCGGCTGCACGTCGAGCTGCTCCCGGACCTTCCCGCCGAGCTGCTGCAGCCCTTCTTCGGGGCCGCGCAGCTCCTGACGCGCGCGGTTCAGGAGGCGACGGCCGCCGACGGCGCGTTCCTGGCCCTCAACCACCGGGTGAGCCAGAGCGTGCCCCACGTGCACCTCCACATCATCCCGCGACGCTTTCACGACGGGCTGCGTGGCTTTTTCTGGCCACGGCAGCGCTACCCCGACGCCGATCAGATGGCGGAGACCGCGCGCAGCATCAGCGCCGCGGCCGCGCGCCTACGGGGTGGGTGAGGCTGCAAGCAGTGCTGTCCTTGGCGACCAAGGAATTTTCCGGGCGCGCGTGCCCTTGACGCGGTGCCCCATCGATGGGATTGTCCTCCTAAGACCTCACATCGGTGTCCGGTGGCCTGGGTACGGCAAGGGAACGCCGAACCCGCTCCAGTTCCGACCGTTGACTCGCGCGCCTGTGCGCCCCTGTGCATTGACGCGCTGAAGACGAGCCACCTATCA is a window of Chloroflexota bacterium DNA encoding:
- a CDS encoding SDR family oxidoreductase; protein product: MKALVVGAPGQVGSALMRILPTAGFEAVGTYRSRPRPGMQRLDVTDGAAVDDVIDRERPALVFLTAALTAVDYCEDHADEATAINVRGSAAVARAAARHGAKLVFYSTEYVFDGAAGPYGEDDPISPAGVYAWSKAEGERAVLDAAPDALIARTTVVFSWDPDSLNFGMQVWKRLSAGERMRVPGDQVSNPTLADFLALATIVLAQDDVRGIVNVVGQDRVDRATFARRLAAGLGLDAGLIDAVATADLHQAAARPLNAGLRTEKLAALLGRPPMSLDDAIAIFARRARAGTSAAT
- a CDS encoding HIT family protein, whose amino-acid sequence is MTESPCAFCAIVAGRIDAAIVFEDDVSIAFLDHRPLFLGHTLLVPRLHVELLPDLPAELLQPFFGAAQLLTRAVQEATAADGAFLALNHRVSQSVPHVHLHIIPRRFHDGLRGFFWPRQRYPDADQMAETARSISAAAARLRGG